One genomic segment of Heptranchias perlo isolate sHepPer1 chromosome 3, sHepPer1.hap1, whole genome shotgun sequence includes these proteins:
- the LOC137308123 gene encoding putative nuclease HARBI1, with translation MTEICQSLQPQLQPQSRARIVLPLAVKVTVALNFYGSGSYQAAAGDITNISQFVVCCSMREFTEVLYTMRDRFISLARDKQEEGAQGVAQIAGFPMVQGAIDCMRIALHAPHLNSDIFINRKGSHSLKLVCNHRQRIMQVNARYPDSSHNYFILWQSSLPPVFQPARNACISALQAYNKSHAAIRNIIENTIGVLKQCFHCLVRSGGGLQYSAERVSRFITVCCMLHSLVIMREQPLPPPIRREPEGHEQEEGVDEVMEEEVQQDVEEEEGRLQHRLALSARALHDQIINERYQ, from the exons atgactgaaatttgtcaatcgctgcagccacaactgcagcctcaaagcagggcaaggatagTATTGCctttggctgtcaaggtgaccgtggctcttaatttttatggctctggctcctatCAGgcagctgctggagatataacCAATATCTCGCAGTTTGTAGTGTGCTGCAGTATGAGGGAGTTCACTGAGGTTCTCTATACAATGAGAGACAGATTCAtctctcttgccagagacaaacagGAGGAGGGAGCACAAGGTGTGGCtcagattgcaggcttccccatggtgcagggtgccattgactgcatgcgcattgccttgcatgctcctcatctgaactcggacATATTCATAAACAGAAAGGGATCCCACTCCCTcaagctggtgtgcaaccacaggcagcgcatcatgcaggtgaatgcccgctatcctgacaGCAGTCATAATTacttcattctgtggcagtcctctcttccacctgtatttcaaccagcacg GAACGCATGCATAAGTGCACTGCAGGCCTATaacaagagccatgctgccataaGGAACATCATAGAGAACACCATAGGCgttctcaagcaatgcttccactgcctggtccGCTCTGGAGGAGGCCTGCAGTATTCAGCTGAACGGGTATCAAGATTTATcactgtatgctgcatgctgcatagcctggtcattatgagggaacagcccttgccaccgcctatcagacGAGAACCTGAGGGGCATGAGCAAGAGGAGGGGGTGGATGAGGtaatggaggaggaagtgcaacaggacgtggaggaagaggaagggaggctacaacataGACTGGcgctttctgccagggctctacatgatcagattattaatgagcgataccagtaa